The genomic DNA CCGCTATAACCTagcataggaaaaccaaaatgaGGAACTCTTGTTAAATTTGGAGAGTAAAACATGGATACACTACGTTGGCTGTGTAGGCGTACATAAATACTACTAGTACCTCAGCTCAACTAGGCAACAAAAAAGAATCTCCACCAACAGTACGCAAATAAAAAATGCTGGATGATACAAAATATGAATCACATTCTTAAAATTGCCATGAATCACCATTCTTGCCTTAGCCAAATGCCAAATTGTAATAAAATGAAATGTATATGTGACGCATCCATCTCGAAGAAACTCTAGCAAGATATTCAGTTACCTGCAATATGCCCACTGGAACAGGCATCAACAACTGCTTGGGTATCCATGATTGCTCCTCTGGCATTGTTGACAATCAGAACCCCCTTCTTCAATTTAGCAATCCTATTCTTGTCAAACATCCCTCTGTATCACAAGAACCAGAACTCCAATAAGTTTGacaactaaataataataattgacaaGAACGATCACAACTGATAATGGCTTGCCCTCTGAACATTCTCAAGGAATCTGTGGACGGATTGCTAGTAAATTAAACAGGCTAGAATCAAACAAATGAACACaggatttttagataaaatctAATTGCACAGTAAGATTGCTAGTTTGTGATTGGAAGGTCATGGATTGGAGTTGTGAAAACAGTGGCTTTGCAAAGAAAAAGTAAGGCTatgtacaaaaatgaccctCTTGCAACCCTCAGCAGGGAATCCTTGCACTAAGAACACCCCTTTATATATGCCAATCATTTCAACTAAAATTGTCCACAAAAAAAACTCTGCCTGTTTCAAGTTAAGAAAACTGAACACTTCAATGGTTACAAATGGTGCACTTTAAACATAAGAATTTGCCCTTACTTGGTTTTCTCTGTAAGAGGCGTGTTGATGACAACTATGTCACATTTAGGCAGCATCACATCAAGATCctcctcaaaagttgcaccaatttGATTCTCCAATTCCGGATCCATCTTGAGCCGATCATGATAGAGGAGATTACAGTTGAAAGGTTTCAACCTTTGGAGTAGCAGCTTGCCAATACGCCCAGCACCAACAGTTCCGACAGTCTTTCCTTCAAGATCATAAGCTCTGTGGGCAATAGCTGCAACATTCCATTCCCCATTAATGACCTGATGGTGTCCAGGCAAGAAATTTCGAACAAGAATGAGAATTCTCATGAGCTCGTCCTCTGCAACTGAAACCACGTTGCTTCCAGTAACCTCTGCAACTGTTAACCCAGCAGCAGCTGCAGCCTTCAAATCAACATGATCAGAGCCAATTCCAGCTGTGAGAAGAAGCTGCAAATTTTTAGCCTTCTTGATCCTTTCTGCTGTGACATAGGCTGGATGGAATGGGGTAGTTATGAGGACATGTAGATCAGGAATGTGTTTCTCCAGCTCTGTCATGAGGAACAACAGGAAGCAGAATAATTATCACTTTCTGGGATTGATTACTCAATGCTGTAAATATTTTAGACATTGAGCAACCAACGTTAGTCAACCTATTTCATGGTAAACTATCAGAACTATACGGAGAAATTGCAAGTTTAAGTTCAATTGTTTTAAAAGAACAAGCTAATATTTCATATCCATTAGTTACAATGGAAACAGTACAACATTTTAGAGAGCCTATAATATGTGGCACATCATTTAGGCCGCATGAGTCTAAGACTCTGGAGAATTTCTTGACTGAATTGCCACGTAAATTCAAACTAGTACAGACAATTTTATATCATAGCCAAGTATGAATTTTTGTTATAGTTCTGCAATCTCAAATGTTATGTTCTCtctgttcttttcttttattattttattattaaagaaATAATCAATTGGGAAGTTTCTACATCCAAAGCATCTTGACCATGACCAATCTTATCTGTTTCATTCTGCTTGTTTCACGTATTGCTAATTTGCTACATGTAACCTCACATTACTTGAGTTAAACCATCGCACTATGACCTCAAATCTTGGCCATACAACACACGACGAGATCTCATGCAGTAACAACTATCTAAAAGTTACTTTTGCAATTGCATATAAACTTACCACAGTCTGGGCCTTCTTTGTCATCAGTGACTATGTACTGGTGGCCTTGTGATTCTAACCACTCACCGATGCCCAATGCTCTTTCCACACAGCCCACAAAATTGGGATTCTTTGCAGCATATTCATTTGCCTTGTAGAATACCCCAACTATCTTTTTGCTCCCGGGAGAAGCCTGTTTAGAAAGAGTTGAAGACATGAGCCATCAAACCACATATCGACAGTTTCAATAGTTCACCTAAAAAGAGTTCTTCCATGAAAGCAACTAAATCTTGGAATCAAAGCCCAGAAATTAGGTAAGAGAAACAAAAAGACCAGGCAGTAAAAGGCAAGGATGAAGAACCATGCAACGCTGTTCAAATGAGATATAATAtcttattacaaaaatattacagGGACCCATTCAAGTCACAATTTTTTTGTTCTATATGCTacccaaaaaaatacaattttcgATGATTTGGGCTTCACTGTGACCGTGAATTGAATAAGAAGCGACTTGACctatggataattttttttttatggataatGTTAGCCCAATTAATCAGACGTAGTGATAAGTCAAGTTTCTGACACGTGCCGTGCCGAAGCATCT from Diospyros lotus cultivar Yz01 chromosome 4, ASM1463336v1, whole genome shotgun sequence includes the following:
- the LOC127800360 gene encoding formate dehydrogenase, mitochondrial, whose product is MAMKGAAASAIRALAASGNSASATLTRDLHASPGSKKIVGVFYKANEYAAKNPNFVGCVERALGIGEWLESQGHQYIVTDDKEGPDCELEKHIPDLHVLITTPFHPAYVTAERIKKAKNLQLLLTAGIGSDHVDLKAAAAAGLTVAEVTGSNVVSVAEDELMRILILVRNFLPGHHQVINGEWNVAAIAHRAYDLEGKTVGTVGAGRIGKLLLQRLKPFNCNLLYHDRLKMDPELENQIGATFEEDLDVMLPKCDIVVINTPLTEKTKGMFDKNRIAKLKKGVLIVNNARGAIMDTQAVVDACSSGHIAGYSGDVWNPQPAPKDHPWRYMPNQAMTPHISGTTIDAQLRYAAGVKDMLDRYFKGEDFPAQHYIVKEGELASQYR